A region of Microbacterium suwonense DNA encodes the following proteins:
- the hemQ gene encoding hydrogen peroxide-dependent heme synthase, with amino-acid sequence MPEVREDSLPASTASGFTLWAVWRRNPDAPVTATDATELETIVANVEESGVTVRGFYDVSGLKADADLMVWLHGSTAEELQRALRRLRRTDLLRPLLPVWNVLGVHRDAEFNRAHVPGFLRGIPAKQWLCLYPFVRTPEWYLASDDDRRRMLADHGRKGAAHTGVTANTVAAFALGNYEWLLPLEADDPTELVDLMRDLRYTEARRYVKEEVPFYTGRRLRLDEIADVLQ; translated from the coding sequence ATGCCGGAAGTACGTGAAGACAGCCTGCCCGCATCCACCGCCTCGGGATTCACCCTCTGGGCCGTCTGGCGCCGCAACCCCGACGCGCCGGTGACCGCCACCGACGCGACGGAGCTGGAGACCATCGTCGCCAACGTGGAGGAATCCGGCGTCACAGTGCGGGGCTTCTACGACGTCAGCGGGCTGAAAGCGGATGCCGACCTGATGGTCTGGCTGCACGGATCCACCGCTGAAGAGCTGCAGCGCGCCCTGCGCCGCCTGCGCCGCACCGACCTGCTGCGTCCGCTGCTGCCGGTGTGGAACGTGCTGGGCGTGCACCGCGATGCCGAGTTCAACCGGGCGCACGTGCCCGGCTTCCTGCGCGGCATCCCCGCCAAGCAGTGGCTGTGCCTGTACCCGTTCGTGCGCACCCCCGAGTGGTACCTGGCATCCGATGACGACCGCCGCCGCATGCTCGCCGACCACGGGCGCAAGGGCGCCGCGCACACCGGAGTCACCGCCAACACGGTCGCCGCGTTCGCGCTCGGCAACTACGAATGGCTGCTGCCGCTGGAGGCCGACGACCCCACCGAGCTCGTCGACCTGATGCGCGACCTGCGCTACACCGAGGCGCGCCGGTATGTGAAGGAGGAGGTGCCCTTCTACACCGGGCGCCGCCTGCGCCTCGACGAGATCGCCGACGTGCTGCAGTGA
- a CDS encoding phage holin family protein — protein sequence MTRGYRDRADDSLLTLLGDLPELVRNLVTAEINAAKAWVSRTAKDAGIGSLWFVIVLFLLFWAIPVLLAFGIIGLSSWWPAWVAALAVFGFLLLGIVLFALLGVLRFRRVVKRQNPGQAIATDVRLMKESDNDEF from the coding sequence ATGACACGCGGATACCGCGATCGTGCCGATGACAGCCTGCTGACGCTGCTCGGCGATCTGCCCGAGCTGGTGCGCAATCTCGTCACCGCCGAGATCAACGCCGCGAAGGCGTGGGTCTCGCGTACGGCGAAGGATGCCGGGATCGGCAGCCTGTGGTTCGTCATCGTGCTGTTCCTGCTGTTCTGGGCGATCCCGGTGCTGCTGGCGTTCGGCATCATCGGACTGTCCTCCTGGTGGCCGGCATGGGTCGCAGCGCTCGCCGTCTTCGGCTTCCTGCTGCTGGGCATCGTGCTCTTCGCCCTGCTGGGCGTGCTGCGCTTCCGCAGAGTCGTGAAGAGACAGAACCCCGGGCAGGCGATCGCCACCGATGTGCGCTTGATGAAGGAGTCCGACAATGACGAATTCTGA